The Pecten maximus chromosome 11, xPecMax1.1, whole genome shotgun sequence genome has a segment encoding these proteins:
- the LOC117338438 gene encoding atrial natriuretic peptide receptor 1-like, translated as MSGIYFLLCIFFFVLCSELFTVAAVTEVKVGVLLMTEAVEPFDLRRIKPALDIAFEFSERYYGIKYNPITLNYTGFCPKQSSIGHFSELYYDHSVQAVIGPACSETILSIGRLAQYLHIPMVSGVGDLIIRSPSDMYTTFTRMSYNLGKFSTSVMSLMSKYGWRHISIMYDVEYIFFELAGVNLVRDFVNNGVWPRPLDLQFAASKLPDPGTLLTTASRQSRVFVIFCDAELFRNFMYRAFQLGMADGGYVFVTMELFPSDWLGYYTEFLRGDYKDKGVTRAYESALVFTLHLPRSSEYLDFASDVKSRASRDYNFDFGDETVNYFITAFYEGVLYLSEAFNRTLTDGQNITDGLTVAQKLWNNTYPGISGTVAIDQFGDRIADFDFLDMTDPVTKTFNVVGVFQGFTQQYEAIQGIEILWPNGVPVDIPVCGYTHELCIIDDTDESKLVLPLTLSLASVLLMGMVASIFIYRKIKFEMESGKTPWLVTWDEVVLSKADKKGSFLSKSRLSMMSSETDATHQQLFTSVGNCRGNIVAIRKLSIPTVELNKRTLLEFHKLYSVQHQNLVRFVGACLEPTNCGILMEYCPRGSLQDIIENDDINLDWTFRYSLIWDIVKGMQYIENSTLKYHGKLSSTNCVIDSRFMLKLTDFGIPDVYFAERQHLLKSQEINHYKLLWTAPEILREDASKLNSLSPYVYQKGDVYGFGIILQEIATRNTPYADMNLNADDIVHRVMTVSTIPFRPNVATADCCGELRHLIEICWDEAPIKRPTFDTIALEFKKINPANSSNIMDNLLKRMEQYADNLETLVQERTDAYLEEKKKAVELLHRLLPPSVADQLEAGHNVLPETYDCVTIYFSDIVGFTNIAAQSTPMQVITLLNELYTHFDRVIGKLDVYKVETIGDAYMVVSGLPARNGNLHATNIAQMALEIRQTVKSFEGSVVAGVVGLTMPRYCLFGDTVNTASRMESTSEALCIQISQTTKNILDTFNDYEIKERGEVEIKGKGLMQTFWLVGKIGTEAEIEKSCTFPEPDMLTK; from the exons ATGTCTGGAATATATTTCCTTCTTTGTATATTTTTCTTCGTTTTATGTTCGGAGTTGTTTACAGTTGCCGCCGTGACAGAAGTCAAAGTCGGCGTTCTGCTGATGACCGAAGCTGTTGAACCGTTCGATCTACGGCGCATCAAACCTGCTTTAGACATTGCATTTGAATTCTCGGAAAGGTATTACGGAATCAAGTACAATCCGATAACATTAAATTATACTGGATTTTGTCCAAAGCAATCTTCCATTGGACACTTTTCGGAACTTTATTACGATCATAGTGTTCAAGCAGTTATAGGACCCGCCTGTTCGGAAACCATCTTATCTATAGGTAGACTTGCACAGTATCTACATATTCCAATGGTGAGCGGTGTTGGCGATCTCATAATTCGGAGCCCGTCGGATATGTATACGACTTTCACAAGGATGTCTTACAATCTAGGGAAATTTTCAA CTTCTGTGATGTCTTTGATGAGCAAGTACGGCTGGCGACATATCTCCATCATGTATGACGTCGAGTATATCTTCTTTGAGTTGGCGGGCGTCAATCTCGTCAGGGACTTTGTTAACAATGGTGTCTGGCCACGCCCTCTAGACTTGCAATTCGCAGCATCTAAACTGCCGGACCCAGGAACCTTACTGACGACGGCAAGTCGACAATCTCGAG TATTTGTTATTTTCTGTGACGCGGAACTGTTCCGAAACTTCATGTACCGGGCTTTCCAGTTAGGAATGGCGGACGGAGGCTATGTGTTCGTCACCATGGAACTATTTCCGAGTGATTGGCTAGGATACTACACCGAATTCCTACGCG GTGACTACAAAGACAAAGGTGTAACTCGAGCGTACGAATCCGCTTTAGTTTTTACACTGCATCTCCCGAGAAGTTCCGAATACCTGGATTTCGCCTCCGATGTAAAATCTCGGGCAAGCCGAGATTATAACTTTGACTTTGGTGATGAAACG GTGAATTATTTCATCACAGCATTTTATGAAGGTGTGTTATATCTGTCCGAGGCTTTTAACCGGACGTTAACGGACGGACAAAATATCACGGACGGTCTGACGGTAGCTCAGAAACTCTGGAACAACACTTATCCGG GCATTTCGGGAACAGTAGCGATTGACCAATTTGGAGACAGAATTGCAGATTTTGATTTTCTAGATATGACTGACCCTGTCACAAAGACGTTCAAT GTTGTTGGAGTATTCCAAGGGTTTACTCAGCAATATGAAGCTATTCAAGGAATCGAAATTCTGTGGCCAAATGGTGTGCCCGTCGACATCCCTGTGTGTGGTTACACACACGAGTTATGCATTATAG ATGACACTGATGAATCGAAGTTGGTACTTCCGTTGACCCTGTCTCTAGCAAGTGTGCTTTTAATGGGGATGGTTGCCTCTATCTTTAtttacag aaaaataaaatttgaaatggaAAGTGGAAAAACACCTTGGCTGGTAACATGGGATGAAGTGGTCTTGTCTAAAGCGGATAAGAAAGGGTCGTTCCTGTCAAAGTCAAGACTATCGATGATGTCCTCG GAGACAGATGCCACTCATCAACAGTTGTTTACATCTGTCGGGAATTGTAGAGGAAATATTGTCGCCATCAGGAAACTCTCTATCCCGACCGTGGAACTTAATAAAAGGACATTACTGGAATTCCACAAG TTGTATAGTGTACAGCACCAGAATCTAGTCCGATTTGTCGGAGCCTGTTTGGAGCCTACGAATTGTGGTATACTCATGGAATATTGCCCCAGAGGCAGTCTGCAG GATATTATAGAAAACGACGATATCAACTTAGACTGGACGTTTAGATATTCTCTGATCTGGGACATAGTAAAG GGAATGCAATACATCGAGAACAGTACTCTGAAGTACCACGGTAAATTAAGCAGTACTAATTGTGTGATTGACAGCCGATTTATGTTGAAACTGACTGATTTTGGAATCCCAGATGTATATTTCGCGGAGAGACAACATCTCCTGAAATCACAGGAAATCAACCATTACA AGCTGCTGTGGACGGCTCCAGAAATTCTTCGGGAAGATGCATCCAAGTTGAATAGTCTTAGCCCCTATGTGTACCAGAAGGGGGACGTTTACGGATTCGGTATAATACTACAGGAGATCGCCACACGAAATACACCATATGCTGATATGAATTTAAACGCAGATG ATATCGTACATCGAGTAATGACAGTATCCACGATCCCGTTCCGTCCGAATGTAGCCACCGCCGACTGCTGTGGTGAGCTCCGCCATCTCATTGAGATATGCTGGGACGAAGCACCAATTAAAAGACCCACATTTGACACCATAGCATTGgaatttaaaaagataaatcC GGCGAATTCCAGCAACATTATGGACAACTTGTTAAAGCGAATGGAACAATACGCCGACAATCTAGAAACTCTGGTACAGGAGCGAACAGATGCCTATCTCGAGGAGAAGAAAAAGGCCGTGGAGTTGCTTCATAGGCTGTTGCCACC GTCTGTGGCTGATCAGCTAGAGGCTGGGCATAACGTTTTACCAGAAACCTACGACTGTGTAACTATATACTTCAGTGATATTGTAGGCTTCACAAATATTGCAGCACAAAGCACTCCGATGCAG GTCATTACACTGCTGAATGAGCTGTATACACATTTTGATAGAGTAATTGGTAAACTGGATGTTTACAAG GTTGAAACGATAGGAGACGCTTACATGGTTGTATCAGGACTGCCTGCCAGGAACGGTAATCTACACGCAACCAATATTGCCCAGATGGCGCTGGAGATACGCCAGACGGTCAAGTC GTTTGAAGGGTCAGTTGTGGCCGGAGTAGTAGGACTGACCATGCCTCGATACTGTTTGTTTGGTGATACAGTGAACACGGCGTCACGGATGGAGTCTACGTCAGAAG CACTTTGCATTCAAATATCCCAAACTACCAAAAACATTCTTGACACTTTCAACGattatgaaataaaagaaagagGAGAAGTAGAAATCAAG GGAAAGGGACTAATGCAAACGTTTTGGCTGGTTGGCAAAATAGGAACCGAGGCGGAAATTGAAAAGTCTTGTACCTTTCCAGAGCCTGATATGTTGACAAAATAA